A genomic region of Pithys albifrons albifrons isolate INPA30051 chromosome 20, PitAlb_v1, whole genome shotgun sequence contains the following coding sequences:
- the GOLGA2 gene encoding golgin subfamily A member 2 isoform X2 has protein sequence MADGSRQSRLAAAKKKLKEYQQKNSPGATAGTKKKRKTKEGSRPATPTTDEQPPENIQNILKVLVSDLARSNGVAIPSLDRRKAYFDSDVATHSAEPLAPDVPVLSNSNSLPSCGSVLPAPESMQLTQIHETEDHKNALDENRSFSSTESLRQLSEQLNGLVSQSTSYVNGESAVSSTNIKEMETRYQELAVALDSSNLTNKQLVTKIEELKQQNQEAVNQLEKEKKEFEQKFSKEQAALREQLQVHIQTIGILVSEKSELQTALGHTQQAARQKSGEAESLAARLHSSRQRVSELERTLSSISMQQKQSEKHNKELVKERDNLKMELYKRSKSSEEIKQQNSELSEKVHSLVSKNSAMKLDVEDLQKKLEMAELMIQQFSSQTGSLDANQQLQMALEEKASLEAQVAQLSESLQQLQAERDQYVEKLQEEGSIWQQRVQQLSEQVHTMAEEKEKHMAQIRELEANITELMNASEKPMDVEPSSPPGPTAAELSLQEEIQRLQQEKEELQGQYQAQVRDNEQLSHLNREQEERLLELEKAVQRYNEESVDRQQILEDMQSDKATISRALSQNRDLKEQLAELQNGFVKLTNENMEVTSALQSEQHVKKELAKKLGQLQENLGELKETLELKTQEARGLQEQRDQCYSHLQQYSLAFQQLTAEKEELHKQYLLQTQLMDRLQHEEVQGKVTVEMHLKELQQTKENLEAVAKENKELQAQISQLAAEMNGRILQQLEEDDEAMTEDIQKSSLVIPEKFETHEEMVTFVTSAMSQVEQEREGLRQQLAAQKQQCRTLLQQITALRQEQQHHIALEAGSIMDTVPVEVHEALKTAMDKLQLRFTDLMREKVDLKERVEELEHRCIQLSGETDTIGEYIALYQSQRAILKQRHQEKEEYISRLAQDKEEMKMKLLELQDLVMRLVKERNEWYSKYVAAAQSPELLASQGEGVLAAERRIELNATDGEGLREVNLSEEAEQEAAVLHQPGFPPVDSKAAQPNQEDPTAKQIMQLLREIQNPQERLSPLPENPCIPFFYRADENDEVKIMVV, from the exons ATGGCGGACGGCAGCAGGCAGAGCCGGTTGGCCGCGGCCAAGAAGaag CTGAAGGAATATCAGCAGAAGAACAGCCCTGGAGCAACTGCAGGAACTAAGAAAAAACGCAAAACTAAAGAAGGCAGCAGACCAGCAACTCCCACCACCGACGAGCAGCCTCCAGAGAAC ATTCAGAACATTCTGAAGGTGCTGGTGTCAGACCTTGCCCGCTCCAATGGGGTAGCCATACCCTCATTGGACAGGAGGAAG GCGTACTTTGACAGTGATGTTGCCACTCATAGTGCTGAGCCGCTTGCCCCCGATGTCCCTGTGCTCTCTAACAGCAACAGCCTCCCTAGCTGTGGTTCTGTTCTGCCTGCTCCTGAGAGCATGCAGCTGACACAG ATTCATGAAACAGAGGATCATAAAAATGCTTTGGATGAGAACAG GTCTTTCTCATCAACAGAGAGTCTCCGCCAGTTGTCTGAACAGCTCAATGGCCTGGTTTCCCAG TCTACATCATATGTGAATGGagaaagtgctgtttcttcCACAAATATTAAGGAAATGGAA ACACGTTACCAGGAGCTGGCAGTAGCCCTGGATTCCAGCAATCTAACTAACAAACAGCTCGTTACAAAGATAGAGGAATTG AAACAGCAGAACCAAGAAGCAGTGAATCAGCTGGAGAAG GAAAAGAAGGAGTTTGAACAGAAATTTTCTAAAGAGCAAGCAGCCCTGAGGGAACAGCTACAG GTTCACATCCAGACTATTGGGATTCTCGTTTCTGAGAAGTCTGAGCTGCAGACAGCCCTTGGCCACACTCAGCAGGCTGCACGGCAGAAGTCAG GGGAAGCTGAAAGCCTTGCTGCCCGTTTACACTCATCGCGCCAGCGGGTGTCGGAGCTGGAACGCACTTTGTCCTCCATCTCCATGCAGCAAAAACAGTCAGAGAAG caTAATAAAGAGTTAGTGAAGGAGCGAGACAACCTGAAAATGGAATTGTATAAACGAAG CAAAAGTAGTGAGGAAATAAAGCAGCAGAATTCGGAGCTGTCAGAGAAGGTCCATTCCCTGGTGTCCAAGAACTCTGCTATGAAGTTGGATGTGGAAGATTTGCAAAAGAAACTGGAAATGGCTGAACTGATGATTCAACAG TTCTCAAGCCAGACAGGGAGTCTGGATGcaaaccagcagctgcagaTGGCTCTGGAGGAGAAGGCAAGCCTGgaagcccaggttgctcag CTCTCAGAGTCacttcagcagctccaggcagaaAGGGATCAGTATGTGGAGAaactgcaggaggaggggagcaTTTGGCAGCAGCGGGTGCAGCAGCTCTCTGAGCAG GTCCACACGAtggcagaggagaaggagaaacatATGGCCCAAATTCGGGAGCTGGAAGCCAACATTACAGAGCTGATGAACGCATCAG AGAAGCCAATGGATGTGGAGCCTTCCTCCCCTCCAGGGcccacagcagctgagctcagcctgCAGGAGGAGatccagaggctgcagcaggagaaggaggagctgcaggggcagtACCAGGCCCAGGTGCGGGACAACGAGCAGCTGAGCCACCTGAACCGGGAGCAGGAGGAgcggctgctggagctggagaaggctGTGCAGCGCTACAACGAGGAGTCTGTGGACAGGCAGCAGATCCTGGAGGACATGCAGAGTGACAAGGCCACCATCAGCAGGGCACTGAGCCAGAACCGGGATCTGAAGGAGCAgctggctgagctgcagaaTGGGTTTGTCAAACTG ACAAATGAAAACATGGAGGTTACAAGTGCCCTACAGTCAGAGCAACACGTAAAGAAAGAGCTGGCCAAGAAGcttgggcagctgcaggagaacCTGGGGGAGCTCAAAGAGACG CTGGAGCTGAAAACACAGGAGGCCCGGGGCCTGCAGGAGCAGCGGGACCAGTGCTACAGCCACTTGCAGCAGTACAGCCTGgccttccagcagctcacaGCTGAGAAGGAGGAGCTGCACAAGCAGTACCTGCTCCAGACACAGCTCATGGACCGGCTACAGCACGAGGAGGTCCAGGGGAAGGTCACAGTGGAAATGCACCTGAAAGAGCTGCAGCAGACCAAG gaaaaTCTGGAAGCTGTagccaaggaaaacaaagagctgCAGGCCCAGATCAGTCAGTTGGCTGCAGAAATGAATGGCAGGATTTTGCAGCAACTGGAGG AAGATGATGAAGCAATGACTGAAGACATCCAGAAATCTTCACTTGTGATCCCAGAGAAGTTTGAAACCCATGAAGAAATG GTCACTTTCGTGACCTCTGCCATGTCCCAAGTGGAGCAGGAGCGGGAAGgcctgaggcagcagctggctGCTCAGAAGCAGCAGTGCAGAACCCTCCTGCAGCAAATCACAGCtctgaggcaggagcagcaacaTCACATCGCGCTGGAAGCAG GTTCCATTATGGATACTGTTCCAGTGGAGGTTCACGAGGCTTTGAAAACTGCCATGGACAAGCTACAG CTGCGTTTCACAGACCTGATGCGTGAGAAGGTTGATCTGAAGGAACgtgtggaggagctggagcaccGCTGCATCCAGCTGTCTGGGGAAACAGACACCATTG GGGAGTACATTGCACTGTACCAGAGTCAAAGGGCTATCCTCAAACAGCGGCaccaggagaaggaggagtATATCAGCAGGTTGGCTCAGGATAAGGAGGAGATGAAG ATGAAACTACTGGAACTGCAGGATTTAGTGATGCGGCTGgtcaaggaaagaaatgaatgGTACAGCAAGTATGTAGCAGCTGCCCaaagcccagagctgctggcaaGCCAGGGTGAAGgtgtgctggcagcagagagGCGCATCGAGCTCAACGCCACCGACGGAGAAG GGTTACGAGAGGTGAATCTGTCAGAGGAAGCAGAACAAGAGGCTGCTGTTCTTCACCAACCCGGTTTCCCCCCTGTTGATAGTAAAGCTGCTCAGCCAAACCAAGAGGACCCCACGGCAAAGCAAATAATGCAGCTTCTCCGAGAAATCCAGAACCCTCAGGAGAGGCTGAGCCCCCTGCCGGAGAACCCCTGCATTCCCTTCTTCTACCGAGCTGATGAGAACGATGAGGTCAAAATCATGGTAGTTTAA
- the GOLGA2 gene encoding golgin subfamily A member 2 isoform X3 — MADGSRQSRLAAAKKKLKEYQQKNSPGATAGTKKKRKTKEGSRPATPTTDEQPPENAYFDSDVATHSAEPLAPDVPVLSNSNSLPSCGSVLPAPESMQLTQIHETEDHKNALDENRSFSSTESLRQLSEQLNGLVSQSTSYVNGESAVSSTNIKEMETRYQELAVALDSSNLTNKQLVTKIEELKQQNQEAVNQLEKEKKEFEQKFSKEQAALREQLQVHIQTIGILVSEKSELQTALGHTQQAARQKSGEAESLAARLHSSRQRVSELERTLSSISMQQKQSEKHNKELVKERDNLKMELYKRSKSSEEIKQQNSELSEKVHSLVSKNSAMKLDVEDLQKKLEMAELMIQQFSSQTGSLDANQQLQMALEEKASLEAQVAQLSESLQQLQAERDQYVEKLQEEGSIWQQRVQQLSEQVHTMAEEKEKHMAQIRELEANITELMNASAEKPMDVEPSSPPGPTAAELSLQEEIQRLQQEKEELQGQYQAQVRDNEQLSHLNREQEERLLELEKAVQRYNEESVDRQQILEDMQSDKATISRALSQNRDLKEQLAELQNGFVKLTNENMEVTSALQSEQHVKKELAKKLGQLQENLGELKETLELKTQEARGLQEQRDQCYSHLQQYSLAFQQLTAEKEELHKQYLLQTQLMDRLQHEEVQGKVTVEMHLKELQQTKENLEAVAKENKELQAQISQLAAEMNGRILQQLEEDDEAMTEDIQKSSLVIPEKFETHEEMVTFVTSAMSQVEQEREGLRQQLAAQKQQCRTLLQQITALRQEQQHHIALEAGSIMDTVPVEVHEALKTAMDKLQLRFTDLMREKVDLKERVEELEHRCIQLSGETDTIGEYIALYQSQRAILKQRHQEKEEYISRLAQDKEEMKMKLLELQDLVMRLVKERNEWYSKYVAAAQSPELLASQGEGVLAAERRIELNATDGEGLREVNLSEEAEQEAAVLHQPGFPPVDSKAAQPNQEDPTAKQIMQLLREIQNPQERLSPLPENPCIPFFYRADENDEVKIMVV, encoded by the exons ATGGCGGACGGCAGCAGGCAGAGCCGGTTGGCCGCGGCCAAGAAGaag CTGAAGGAATATCAGCAGAAGAACAGCCCTGGAGCAACTGCAGGAACTAAGAAAAAACGCAAAACTAAAGAAGGCAGCAGACCAGCAACTCCCACCACCGACGAGCAGCCTCCAGAGAAC GCGTACTTTGACAGTGATGTTGCCACTCATAGTGCTGAGCCGCTTGCCCCCGATGTCCCTGTGCTCTCTAACAGCAACAGCCTCCCTAGCTGTGGTTCTGTTCTGCCTGCTCCTGAGAGCATGCAGCTGACACAG ATTCATGAAACAGAGGATCATAAAAATGCTTTGGATGAGAACAG GTCTTTCTCATCAACAGAGAGTCTCCGCCAGTTGTCTGAACAGCTCAATGGCCTGGTTTCCCAG TCTACATCATATGTGAATGGagaaagtgctgtttcttcCACAAATATTAAGGAAATGGAA ACACGTTACCAGGAGCTGGCAGTAGCCCTGGATTCCAGCAATCTAACTAACAAACAGCTCGTTACAAAGATAGAGGAATTG AAACAGCAGAACCAAGAAGCAGTGAATCAGCTGGAGAAG GAAAAGAAGGAGTTTGAACAGAAATTTTCTAAAGAGCAAGCAGCCCTGAGGGAACAGCTACAG GTTCACATCCAGACTATTGGGATTCTCGTTTCTGAGAAGTCTGAGCTGCAGACAGCCCTTGGCCACACTCAGCAGGCTGCACGGCAGAAGTCAG GGGAAGCTGAAAGCCTTGCTGCCCGTTTACACTCATCGCGCCAGCGGGTGTCGGAGCTGGAACGCACTTTGTCCTCCATCTCCATGCAGCAAAAACAGTCAGAGAAG caTAATAAAGAGTTAGTGAAGGAGCGAGACAACCTGAAAATGGAATTGTATAAACGAAG CAAAAGTAGTGAGGAAATAAAGCAGCAGAATTCGGAGCTGTCAGAGAAGGTCCATTCCCTGGTGTCCAAGAACTCTGCTATGAAGTTGGATGTGGAAGATTTGCAAAAGAAACTGGAAATGGCTGAACTGATGATTCAACAG TTCTCAAGCCAGACAGGGAGTCTGGATGcaaaccagcagctgcagaTGGCTCTGGAGGAGAAGGCAAGCCTGgaagcccaggttgctcag CTCTCAGAGTCacttcagcagctccaggcagaaAGGGATCAGTATGTGGAGAaactgcaggaggaggggagcaTTTGGCAGCAGCGGGTGCAGCAGCTCTCTGAGCAG GTCCACACGAtggcagaggagaaggagaaacatATGGCCCAAATTCGGGAGCTGGAAGCCAACATTACAGAGCTGATGAACGCATCAG CAGAGAAGCCAATGGATGTGGAGCCTTCCTCCCCTCCAGGGcccacagcagctgagctcagcctgCAGGAGGAGatccagaggctgcagcaggagaaggaggagctgcaggggcagtACCAGGCCCAGGTGCGGGACAACGAGCAGCTGAGCCACCTGAACCGGGAGCAGGAGGAgcggctgctggagctggagaaggctGTGCAGCGCTACAACGAGGAGTCTGTGGACAGGCAGCAGATCCTGGAGGACATGCAGAGTGACAAGGCCACCATCAGCAGGGCACTGAGCCAGAACCGGGATCTGAAGGAGCAgctggctgagctgcagaaTGGGTTTGTCAAACTG ACAAATGAAAACATGGAGGTTACAAGTGCCCTACAGTCAGAGCAACACGTAAAGAAAGAGCTGGCCAAGAAGcttgggcagctgcaggagaacCTGGGGGAGCTCAAAGAGACG CTGGAGCTGAAAACACAGGAGGCCCGGGGCCTGCAGGAGCAGCGGGACCAGTGCTACAGCCACTTGCAGCAGTACAGCCTGgccttccagcagctcacaGCTGAGAAGGAGGAGCTGCACAAGCAGTACCTGCTCCAGACACAGCTCATGGACCGGCTACAGCACGAGGAGGTCCAGGGGAAGGTCACAGTGGAAATGCACCTGAAAGAGCTGCAGCAGACCAAG gaaaaTCTGGAAGCTGTagccaaggaaaacaaagagctgCAGGCCCAGATCAGTCAGTTGGCTGCAGAAATGAATGGCAGGATTTTGCAGCAACTGGAGG AAGATGATGAAGCAATGACTGAAGACATCCAGAAATCTTCACTTGTGATCCCAGAGAAGTTTGAAACCCATGAAGAAATG GTCACTTTCGTGACCTCTGCCATGTCCCAAGTGGAGCAGGAGCGGGAAGgcctgaggcagcagctggctGCTCAGAAGCAGCAGTGCAGAACCCTCCTGCAGCAAATCACAGCtctgaggcaggagcagcaacaTCACATCGCGCTGGAAGCAG GTTCCATTATGGATACTGTTCCAGTGGAGGTTCACGAGGCTTTGAAAACTGCCATGGACAAGCTACAG CTGCGTTTCACAGACCTGATGCGTGAGAAGGTTGATCTGAAGGAACgtgtggaggagctggagcaccGCTGCATCCAGCTGTCTGGGGAAACAGACACCATTG GGGAGTACATTGCACTGTACCAGAGTCAAAGGGCTATCCTCAAACAGCGGCaccaggagaaggaggagtATATCAGCAGGTTGGCTCAGGATAAGGAGGAGATGAAG ATGAAACTACTGGAACTGCAGGATTTAGTGATGCGGCTGgtcaaggaaagaaatgaatgGTACAGCAAGTATGTAGCAGCTGCCCaaagcccagagctgctggcaaGCCAGGGTGAAGgtgtgctggcagcagagagGCGCATCGAGCTCAACGCCACCGACGGAGAAG GGTTACGAGAGGTGAATCTGTCAGAGGAAGCAGAACAAGAGGCTGCTGTTCTTCACCAACCCGGTTTCCCCCCTGTTGATAGTAAAGCTGCTCAGCCAAACCAAGAGGACCCCACGGCAAAGCAAATAATGCAGCTTCTCCGAGAAATCCAGAACCCTCAGGAGAGGCTGAGCCCCCTGCCGGAGAACCCCTGCATTCCCTTCTTCTACCGAGCTGATGAGAACGATGAGGTCAAAATCATGGTAGTTTAA